The genomic interval TCCCTGGCGCGGCCTCCTCGCTTGAGGTGCCGTGTCGTTCGCCGGGCCGTACTGGGTTGGTACAGGGCCGTGCTTGCAGACGCGCCCGGCGGCGCGGTGACTGGCCGTGACTCTAAGGGCAGCGGTGGGGGTCGGGAGTGGTAGCGGCCAAGGATGTGACTGTCTTGTTATGCCCTTGAGCAAGGCTTGAGGTGGCTGGGCGGACATGTCCAGCTTTTTACCGGACCGTGAAGTGACCGCAATGTGAGAACGCGCAGCTCTGCTAAGGGGCTTGAGGTGATCTTGCTGCTGTCGCCCGGCGGGGGCCCGGTGCGGGGGTGCGCGGGCGCGCCGAAGGGCCCGGTGGCTGCGGGGCCGGGCTGATCGCGTCGCGGCGGGGCGCTCCACCTCGGGCGTTGGTCACGCTGCGTGACGGTGGCGGGGGTGCGGCGACGGGGTGTGGTGGTGGGGGCGGGTGAGGTGTGGCAGATGAGTGGGCCATGGAACGGAGCGCCCGGTCAAGGGGATTGACGTCGTGCGCCGCTCAATTTCCTTGATCGCTCCGGTGGTTGTGCCCGGATATGCCGCTGCCCGGCCGTTTTGGGTCACGGCCGGGCAGGGGGGGCGGTGCGGTGGTGCGGGGTCAGACGGCTTCGGGCGTGGGGGCGTCGCGCAGCAGGCAGGTGAGGCGCGCGGTGCAGACCCGCTTGTCGTGTTCGTCGGTGAGGACGATCTCGTACGTGGCGGTGGTGCGGCCGCGGTGCACGGGGGTGGCGGTGCCGGTGATGAGGCCGCTCCGTACCCCTCGGTGATGGGTGCAGTTCAGGTCGACGCCCACGGCGACCTTGGAGGGGCCGCCGTGCAGCATCGACCCGACGGAGCCCAGGGTCTCGGCGAGCACGGCGGAGGCGCCGCCGTGCAGGAGCCCGTACGGCTGGGTGTTGCCCTCGACCGGCATGGTGCCGACGACGCGCTCGGCGGAGGCTTCGAGGATGCGGACGCCCATGCGCTCGCCGAGGTGGCCGGCGGAGAAGAGGGCGGGCAGGTCGACGCCGAGCGCGGCGTACTCGTCGATGATCTCCTGGGGGAACGTGGGGGTGGTGTGCTCGCCCATGGGTCCGCCTTTCGTCTCGGTGCGGTGCTCGTACGCGTCGTTCTTATGCGTCGTTCTTATCAGACGCCTGAGCGAGCGCTTAGCCCGCGGGCTCGAAGCGCACCACGACGGACTTGGAGGCGGGGGTGTTGCTGGTGTCGGCGGTGGAGTCGAGAGGGACCAGCACATTGGTCTCCGGGTAGTACGCGGCGGCGCAGCCCCGGGCGGTGGGGTAGTGGACGACGCGGAAGCCGGGGGCGCGGCGCTCCACCCCGTCCTTCCACTCGCTGACCAGGTCGGTGTAGGACCCGTCGGCCAGCCCGAGGGCCGCCGCGTCCTCCGGGTGTACGAGGACGACGCGGCGGCCGCCCTTGATGCCCCGGTAGCGGTCGTCCAGGCCGTAGATCGTGGTGTTGTACTGGTCGTGCGAGCGCAGGGTC from Streptomyces drozdowiczii carries:
- a CDS encoding PaaI family thioesterase, with product MGEHTTPTFPQEIIDEYAALGVDLPALFSAGHLGERMGVRILEASAERVVGTMPVEGNTQPYGLLHGGASAVLAETLGSVGSMLHGGPSKVAVGVDLNCTHHRGVRSGLITGTATPVHRGRTTATYEIVLTDEHDKRVCTARLTCLLRDAPTPEAV